From one Geoalkalibacter halelectricus genomic stretch:
- a CDS encoding metallophosphoesterase family protein: MTMKLNNLSGRLLAVGDVHGCLRPLETLMDQVAPGPRDQVVFLGDYIDRGPDSAGVVDYLCDFGRRFPATVFLKGNHEAMFLDFLAGRDRYSFLANGGQATLDSYEQRGLEIIPAEHLRFFNNLRLYYEIPDFIFVHAGLLPGLPPNRQSEEDLLWIRNQFLSSGYSWNKTVVFGHTPQDNGPLVQPGRLGLDTGAVYGRTLTCCEVRTHRFWSVPAGEPKRKRFFLF, translated from the coding sequence ATGACGATGAAATTGAATAACTTGAGCGGCCGCCTGCTGGCCGTGGGCGATGTGCATGGCTGCCTCAGGCCCCTGGAGACACTGATGGACCAGGTGGCGCCGGGGCCGCGAGACCAGGTGGTATTTCTCGGCGACTACATCGACCGGGGACCGGACTCGGCAGGGGTGGTGGACTATCTGTGCGATTTCGGAAGACGTTTTCCGGCCACCGTGTTTCTCAAGGGCAACCACGAGGCCATGTTTCTCGACTTTCTCGCCGGACGCGATCGGTACAGCTTCCTCGCCAACGGCGGGCAGGCGACCCTGGACAGCTACGAGCAGCGTGGCCTGGAGATCATACCCGCCGAACACCTGCGCTTTTTCAACAACCTGCGCCTCTATTACGAAATACCCGACTTTATCTTCGTTCACGCCGGACTGCTGCCCGGCCTGCCACCGAACCGGCAATCCGAGGAGGATCTGCTGTGGATTCGCAACCAGTTCCTCAGCAGCGGCTACTCCTGGAACAAAACGGTGGTTTTCGGGCACACCCCGCAGGACAATGGTCCCCTGGTGCAACCGGGCCGCCTGGGTCTGGACACGGGCGCCGTCTACGGCCGCACCCTGACCTGCTGCGAGGTACGCACCCATCGCTTCTGGTCGGTGCCGGCGGGCGAGCCCAAACGCAAGCGATTTTTTCTTTTTTGA
- a CDS encoding peptidase U32 family protein, whose translation MHQPELLAPAGDLEKLQTALRFGADAVYLGAARFGLRALAGNFTLEDLATARDLCRRRGKKLYLTLNAWLRPAEYPDFEAFVEELRPLDLDAYIVADPGVIAAVRRVDPHRVLHLSTQANTTSAQGANFWAGFGVARVNLARELSLDEIALIRAQTRCELEVFVHGAMCVAWSGRCLLSAALTGREANRGLCAHPCRWRYALVEETRPGEYFPVEEDERGTYLFNSRDLCLLEHLPALVTAGVDSLKIEGRMKSIYYLAAVTRIYRAALDAYGADPAGYRLDLAWRAELDKVSHRPYGTGFLLGGQEAGVHAADSTYIRACDFVGVVREEQGALAVQGRNRFLPGENLEIIGPGMRTQGFQVGAIRSLNGDPLAAGQPNSLVRLALPPGTQPGDLLRRPVF comes from the coding sequence ATGCACCAACCCGAACTGCTGGCCCCGGCCGGCGATCTGGAAAAACTACAAACCGCATTGCGTTTCGGCGCTGATGCGGTTTATCTCGGCGCCGCGCGCTTCGGTCTGCGCGCCCTGGCGGGCAACTTCACCCTGGAGGATTTGGCCACTGCGCGCGACCTGTGCCGCAGGCGCGGCAAAAAACTCTACCTGACCCTCAACGCCTGGCTGCGGCCGGCGGAGTATCCCGATTTCGAGGCGTTTGTCGAGGAGTTGCGGCCCCTGGATCTTGATGCCTACATCGTCGCCGATCCCGGCGTCATTGCCGCTGTGCGGCGGGTCGATCCCCATCGCGTGCTGCATTTGTCCACCCAGGCCAATACCACCAGCGCCCAGGGCGCCAATTTCTGGGCCGGTTTTGGGGTTGCCCGGGTCAACCTGGCGCGGGAGCTGTCCCTGGACGAGATAGCTCTGATTCGCGCTCAGACCAGGTGCGAGTTGGAGGTGTTCGTGCACGGCGCCATGTGCGTGGCCTGGTCGGGGCGCTGCCTGCTTTCTGCGGCCCTGACCGGGCGCGAGGCCAACCGCGGCCTCTGCGCTCATCCCTGCCGCTGGCGCTACGCCCTGGTGGAGGAAACCCGGCCGGGTGAATATTTCCCGGTTGAAGAGGACGAACGCGGCACCTACCTGTTCAACAGCCGCGACCTGTGCCTGCTCGAACACCTGCCGGCGCTGGTGACGGCCGGAGTCGACAGTCTTAAAATCGAAGGGCGCATGAAAAGCATCTATTACCTGGCGGCGGTGACGCGCATCTATCGCGCGGCCCTCGACGCCTATGGCGCCGATCCCGCGGGCTATCGTTTGGATCTGGCCTGGCGCGCGGAATTGGACAAGGTCAGTCACCGTCCCTACGGTACCGGATTTCTGCTCGGCGGCCAGGAGGCGGGTGTCCACGCCGCCGATTCCACCTATATCAGAGCCTGTGATTTCGTGGGCGTGGTGCGTGAGGAGCAGGGCGCGTTGGCGGTGCAGGGGCGCAACCGCTTCTTGCCGGGTGAAAACCTTGAAATCATCGGACCGGGCATGCGCACTCAAGGATTTCAAGTCGGCGCGATTCGCTCTCTGAATGGAGATCCCCTGGCTGCCGGTCAACCCAACAGCCTGGTGCGCCTCGCCCTGCCGCCGGGCACCCAGCCGGGCGATCTGCTGCGCAGGCCGGTCTTCTAG
- the ybgF gene encoding tol-pal system protein YbgF has protein sequence MPKTFPTGLALILAAALSGCAMPGPQSPAAISAQDISRLEQRQQLLDAELSSLRGEFAELQAQMRSQQAQLQALGGRPGTEIDTRAGQITAHVQPIAPPTPPRAVAPAPSSATDTYLRAFSDYASGRYSQAIAGFERFLESFPDNEYAANAQFWIGECYYAQQDYEQAAAEFLKMAERHAQSGRTPDALFQAASAYQKLGREGQARQIIDLLRQRYPQSAAAQRNLEL, from the coding sequence GTGCCGAAAACATTTCCGACCGGCCTTGCCCTGATCCTGGCGGCCGCCCTGAGCGGCTGCGCGATGCCCGGCCCGCAATCGCCCGCCGCCATCTCCGCCCAGGATATTTCGCGACTGGAGCAACGCCAGCAACTCCTTGACGCCGAACTCTCCAGCCTGCGCGGCGAATTTGCGGAACTTCAGGCCCAGATGCGCAGCCAGCAGGCACAACTGCAGGCCCTGGGGGGCAGACCGGGAACAGAAATCGACACCCGCGCCGGTCAAATCACCGCACACGTGCAGCCCATCGCCCCTCCGACACCTCCCAGAGCTGTCGCTCCCGCCCCCTCTTCGGCCACCGACACGTACCTGCGGGCTTTTTCCGATTACGCCTCAGGCCGCTATTCTCAGGCGATTGCGGGCTTTGAGCGCTTCCTGGAATCTTTTCCCGACAATGAATATGCGGCCAACGCGCAATTTTGGATCGGAGAATGCTATTACGCTCAGCAAGATTACGAACAAGCGGCGGCCGAATTCCTGAAGATGGCTGAACGCCATGCGCAATCGGGGCGCACACCCGACGCCTTGTTCCAGGCGGCGTCGGCCTACCAGAAACTCGGGCGTGAAGGCCAGGCGCGTCAGATCATCGACCTGCTGCGCCAGCGCTACCCGCAAAGCGCCGCCGCGCAGAGAAATCTCGAACTCTGA
- a CDS encoding LysM peptidoglycan-binding domain-containing protein encodes MALRKALILAVLLLTTGLATAAEESRIYVIQKGDTLWGISERFIKDPFYWPNLWATNPDIRNPHFIYPGQRLRIFPDRIEFITDEEQPVPVTPPTVEEPPVPSDSIAIRAFGGQGFVDSLVSNVGTLVDATDNRIMMGSGDRVFVELTDPGRVAPGDRFTLFHLGDRVRHPHTNESLGYLVTDLGTIQITDIHPQVASAEIIEAQREILRGAKLRPYQAPNREIELKEAVAPLAGTIIGSDDRNLALGQNMVAYIDLGADDGLQPGNLMIISRPRKATEIAQQMRTGPLELPEIVLGAGVVLETRGRTASLLIVKSVDAINRGDRVHAQMR; translated from the coding sequence ATGGCTCTGAGAAAAGCCCTGATTCTGGCCGTTTTGCTGCTGACCACCGGCCTGGCGACGGCGGCGGAAGAATCGCGCATCTATGTGATCCAAAAAGGCGATACCCTGTGGGGGATTTCCGAGCGCTTCATCAAGGATCCCTTCTACTGGCCGAACCTTTGGGCGACCAACCCGGATATTCGCAATCCGCACTTCATTTACCCCGGGCAAAGGCTGCGCATTTTCCCCGATCGCATTGAATTCATCACGGACGAGGAACAACCCGTACCGGTCACCCCTCCCACCGTGGAGGAGCCCCCTGTCCCGAGCGACAGCATCGCCATCAGGGCTTTTGGCGGTCAGGGCTTTGTCGACTCCTTAGTCAGCAACGTCGGCACCCTGGTCGATGCCACCGACAACCGCATCATGATGGGCTCCGGTGATCGCGTCTTCGTCGAACTTACCGATCCCGGCCGCGTCGCTCCGGGCGACCGCTTCACCCTGTTTCACCTCGGTGACCGGGTCCGTCACCCCCACACCAACGAATCCCTGGGCTATCTGGTCACCGATCTGGGCACCATCCAGATCACCGACATCCATCCCCAGGTCGCCTCCGCCGAGATTATCGAGGCGCAGCGCGAAATTCTGCGTGGGGCCAAACTGCGTCCCTACCAGGCCCCGAATCGCGAGATCGAACTCAAGGAGGCGGTGGCACCGCTGGCCGGCACCATCATCGGCAGCGACGATCGCAACCTGGCCCTGGGACAAAACATGGTCGCCTATATCGACCTCGGCGCCGACGACGGCCTGCAACCCGGCAACCTGATGATCATCTCGCGGCCGCGCAAGGCCACCGAAATCGCCCAACAAATGCGCACCGGCCCCCTGGAACTGCCCGAGATCGTTCTCGGCGCCGGTGTGGTGCTGGAAACCCGGGGGCGCACCGCCTCGCTGCTCATCGTCAAAAGCGTCGACGCCATCAATCGGGGCGACCGGGTCCATGCGCAAATGCGCTGA
- a CDS encoding serine/threonine protein kinase: MTVSEHPFERLTPDFVMDAVESRGFRCDCRTLALNSYENRVYQVGIEEGEPLIAKFYRPGRWSDAQILEEHAFALELCDHELPVVAPLIDHTGTTLLHFGDFRFALYPRRGGHAPEFDHGDNLLIMGRLLGRLHRIGATRPFSHRPRLDLDTFGRESVSFIRENFIPAEYHDNYVALTTELLHILDELINAVAPRYIRTHGDCHAGNILWREDAPHLVDLDDARMAPAIQDLWMMLSGKRRRQSLQLSEILEGYSEFLDFSVGELRLIEVLRSLRILHYSAWLGRRWSDPAFPHHFSWFNTPRYWSEHILELREQIAALQEPPLQLP, translated from the coding sequence ATGACCGTTTCTGAACACCCTTTTGAGCGCCTGACCCCCGACTTCGTCATGGACGCCGTCGAGAGCCGCGGATTTCGTTGCGATTGCCGCACCCTGGCCCTGAACAGCTACGAAAACCGCGTGTATCAGGTCGGTATCGAGGAGGGCGAACCCCTCATCGCCAAATTCTATCGACCCGGACGCTGGAGCGATGCGCAAATCCTGGAGGAGCACGCCTTCGCCCTGGAGTTGTGCGACCACGAACTGCCCGTGGTCGCGCCCCTGATCGACCACACCGGCACCACCCTGCTGCATTTCGGCGATTTTCGCTTTGCCCTCTATCCGCGCCGCGGTGGGCATGCGCCCGAATTCGATCATGGCGACAACCTGCTGATCATGGGCCGCCTGCTCGGCCGCCTGCACCGCATCGGCGCCACGCGCCCGTTTTCCCACCGTCCGCGCCTCGACCTCGACACCTTCGGGCGTGAAAGCGTCAGCTTCATCCGCGAAAATTTCATTCCGGCCGAATATCATGACAACTACGTGGCCCTCACCACCGAGCTGCTGCACATCCTCGATGAGCTTATCAATGCCGTGGCGCCCCGGTATATCCGCACCCACGGCGACTGCCACGCCGGCAACATTCTGTGGCGCGAGGACGCCCCCCATCTGGTGGATCTCGACGATGCGCGCATGGCTCCGGCGATTCAGGATCTGTGGATGATGCTCTCCGGAAAGCGCCGCCGGCAAAGCCTGCAGTTATCCGAGATTCTCGAGGGCTACAGCGAATTCCTTGATTTCTCGGTCGGGGAGCTGCGCCTGATCGAGGTTCTGCGCAGCCTGCGGATTCTTCATTACAGCGCCTGGCTAGGGCGGCGCTGGAGCGATCCGGCCTTTCCGCATCACTTTTCCTGGTTCAATACCCCGCGCTACTGGAGTGAACATATTCTCGAACTGCGTGAACAGATCGCCGCCCTTCAGGAACCGCCCCTGCAGCTACCGTGA
- a CDS encoding cold-shock protein, whose protein sequence is MAEGTVKWFNDAKGFGFIEQDNGPDVFVHFSAIDGSGFKSLAEGDRVSFDVVQGQKGPQSANVRKI, encoded by the coding sequence ATGGCTGAAGGTACTGTAAAGTGGTTTAACGACGCCAAGGGTTTTGGATTCATCGAGCAGGACAATGGTCCCGACGTATTCGTGCATTTCTCCGCGATCGACGGTTCGGGCTTCAAATCCTTGGCGGAGGGCGACCGCGTGTCCTTTGACGTGGTTCAGGGCCAGAAAGGTCCTCAATCGGCCAACGTGCGCAAAATCTAA